From Roseburia hominis, the proteins below share one genomic window:
- a CDS encoding ABC transporter ATP-binding protein yields the protein MGALVRIENLKKIYNPGENEVRALDGVSLEIDRGELVAIVGHSGSGKSTLMNMLGCLDTPTSGTYYLDDRDVSQMTDNQLSVIRNEQIGFIFQGFNLIANLDALENVELPLIYRGVDRKTRREVSKEALALVGLKGRLHHKPAEMSGGQQQRVAVARAIAAKPPIILADEPTGNLDSASTEEIMNILKELNRQGRTVIIITHDAEIAAEAKRVIRVRDGKIERDYFQIDGKEF from the coding sequence GTGGGTGCATTGGTACGGATTGAGAATTTGAAAAAGATATATAACCCCGGTGAGAACGAAGTACGTGCGCTGGACGGCGTCAGTCTTGAGATTGATAGGGGAGAACTGGTGGCGATCGTAGGGCATTCGGGCTCAGGGAAGTCGACGCTTATGAATATGCTGGGCTGCCTGGATACGCCGACTTCCGGAACCTATTATCTGGACGATCGGGACGTTTCACAGATGACGGATAATCAGTTATCCGTAATTCGAAATGAGCAGATCGGGTTTATTTTCCAGGGCTTCAATTTGATCGCAAATCTTGATGCGCTGGAAAATGTGGAGCTGCCTCTCATTTACCGGGGAGTGGACAGAAAGACCCGGCGTGAGGTGTCGAAGGAGGCGCTGGCTCTGGTGGGACTAAAGGGGCGCCTTCATCATAAGCCTGCGGAAATGTCCGGTGGTCAGCAGCAAAGGGTCGCTGTGGCAAGAGCAATCGCGGCAAAGCCGCCGATTATACTCGCTGATGAGCCTACCGGGAATCTGGATTCGGCCTCTACGGAAGAAATCATGAATATTTTAAAAGAACTGAACCGCCAGGGGCGCACTGTGATTATCATTACACATGATGCGGAGATCGCGGCGGAAGCGAAACGGGTAATCCGCGTGAGGGACGGCAAGATAGAAAGAGATTATTTTCAGATTGACGGAAAGGAATTTTAA
- a CDS encoding HAMP domain-containing sensor histidine kinase: MKLWQKIFLISLLGIYIAVEGTAVTVTWSNFKSIIEQEEEQIVSSHNDIAVGIVNRALYERLRQNKVVLGQDAVRTIVNDVVSSRQTPGSFTELYSGGEPWYTYKPEILEEKRKFREKVAKSEGTLAMITRYQDVIYCIAGTKISMEGREYEIYSVSDISSIYAARGKQIQNIGMISILFSAGIAIVLMVYVYRLLAPLGDVNLFLNKMADGNYGKRLEIKGNIEFQTLEENVNLMAESIENHVERVQGIADERKRFIDNLAHEMKTPLTSIMGFADILRIKREVSEKQRREYADIIVKEAGRLKSLSGKILELATTESVRLDYEIVAVRELFAEINTALLPVFKKREISLRISSEEVNVYVDRELFKSLLYNLLDNALKASESGGEVRLRCARRDGSILLSVSDDGVGMTKEQVRRVTEPFYMVDKSRSRKAGGAGLGLSLCVEIVKRHHARLSISSRPGRGTTVSIRMEEGDGV; encoded by the coding sequence ATGAAACTCTGGCAGAAAATATTTCTCATCTCACTGCTGGGTATCTATATTGCCGTGGAAGGGACGGCTGTGACGGTAACCTGGAGTAATTTTAAATCCATCATCGAGCAGGAGGAGGAGCAGATTGTCTCTTCCCACAATGATATAGCGGTCGGAATCGTAAACCGGGCGCTATATGAACGGCTGCGCCAGAATAAGGTGGTCCTGGGGCAGGATGCGGTGCGTACCATCGTAAATGATGTGGTCTCTTCCCGGCAGACTCCCGGCAGCTTTACGGAGCTTTACAGTGGAGGGGAACCATGGTACACCTATAAGCCGGAGATTCTGGAGGAGAAGCGGAAATTCCGGGAGAAGGTCGCCAAAAGTGAGGGGACGCTGGCTATGATCACAAGGTATCAGGATGTAATCTATTGCATTGCGGGGACAAAGATCTCGATGGAGGGGCGGGAGTATGAGATTTATTCGGTTTCAGACATTTCTTCCATTTATGCGGCCCGGGGCAAACAGATTCAGAACATCGGCATGATCAGCATCTTGTTTTCAGCGGGAATTGCTATTGTGCTGATGGTGTATGTCTACAGGCTGCTGGCGCCTCTTGGAGACGTCAATCTGTTCCTGAACAAGATGGCGGACGGGAATTATGGTAAGCGTCTGGAAATAAAGGGAAATATTGAGTTTCAGACCCTGGAGGAGAACGTCAATCTTATGGCAGAGTCCATTGAGAATCATGTAGAGAGGGTTCAGGGCATTGCAGATGAACGAAAACGGTTTATCGATAATCTGGCCCATGAGATGAAGACCCCGCTCACTTCCATTATGGGGTTTGCCGATATCCTGCGCATTAAGCGGGAAGTCAGCGAGAAACAGCGGCGGGAATATGCGGATATCATCGTCAAGGAGGCGGGGAGGCTAAAGAGCCTGTCCGGGAAAATCTTGGAGCTTGCCACGACGGAGAGCGTCAGGCTGGATTATGAAATCGTGGCAGTGAGGGAGTTATTTGCAGAAATAAATACAGCCTTACTTCCTGTTTTTAAAAAAAGGGAGATCAGTCTGCGGATATCCAGCGAGGAGGTAAACGTGTACGTCGATCGGGAATTGTTTAAGTCCTTGCTGTACAATCTTCTGGATAATGCGCTGAAAGCATCTGAAAGCGGCGGGGAGGTCCGGCTTAGGTGTGCCCGGCGTGATGGGAGTATTCTGCTTTCTGTTTCCGACGACGGCGTGGGGATGACCAAAGAGCAGGTGAGAAGGGTGACCGAGCCCTTCTATATGGTCGACAAATCCCGATCGCGCAAGGCAGGAGGCGCGGGCCTTGGATTATCTCTTTGTGTGGAAATCGTCAAACGGCACCATGCAAGGCTGAGTATCTCCAGCCGCCCGGGACGTGGGACGACGGTTTCTATTCGAATGGAGGAAGGGGACGGGGTATGA
- a CDS encoding response regulator transcription factor — protein sequence MIRILIVEDDENIARMIEAAVSIVGYDCEISVDGNEAVRKVLENHYDLILLDVMLPGLDGFEVIQKIQHREVPVIFLTAMQNVSDKVRGLRLGAEDYIVKPFEAVELLARIEVVLRRYHKGSRSLRYEDIRVDIEKHTVTKGGKSVALTPKEFDVLVFFLQNQDIALTRERLLAAVWGYEFEGESRTVDIHV from the coding sequence ATGATCAGAATACTTATTGTGGAAGACGATGAGAATATTGCACGTATGATAGAGGCGGCCGTCTCCATTGTGGGATATGACTGTGAGATCAGTGTGGACGGAAATGAGGCAGTCAGGAAGGTTTTGGAGAATCATTACGACTTGATCCTGCTCGATGTGATGCTGCCCGGACTGGACGGGTTTGAGGTGATACAGAAAATTCAGCACAGAGAAGTGCCGGTCATTTTTCTGACGGCTATGCAGAATGTGTCGGACAAGGTGAGAGGCCTTAGGCTCGGGGCGGAGGATTACATCGTGAAGCCCTTCGAGGCGGTGGAGCTGCTGGCGCGAATTGAAGTGGTATTGCGGCGATATCACAAGGGCAGCAGGAGTCTTAGGTATGAAGACATAAGGGTGGATATCGAGAAGCATACTGTGACAAAAGGGGGAAAATCTGTTGCGCTCACCCCGAAGGAATTTGATGTGCTCGTATTTTTTCTGCAGAATCAGGATATTGCGCTTACCCGGGAGCGGCTTCTGGCTGCGGTGTGGGGATATGAGTTCGAAGGGGAGAGCCGCACGGTCGATATTCATGTGTAG
- a CDS encoding C39 family peptidase, whose amino-acid sequence MMDVQIRKKRRLPRQIRRKYRSLLLVKWLFLAGFTLIIVSLCSTVLRQRGHTISRNFTEIAAGSHSSAESTTAKHATKKIISNVPYINQTDSYPNGCESVTAVMALKYLNFPITVDEFINKYLDMGEAPHYASDGCRYGCDPWKQYPGDPRSENGWGCFAPVIANSLNAYLHGTSYTAITLEKIPLQDICTTYIEADQPVLIWATTDMRETSSGSSWIVPETEELFTWTKYLHCLLLVGYDDEYYYFHDPLRSAALAYDKGITETAYQAMGEQAIVICKTK is encoded by the coding sequence ATGATGGACGTACAGATTAGAAAAAAACGACGCCTGCCAAGGCAGATCAGGAGGAAATACCGCTCTCTCCTCCTCGTAAAATGGCTCTTTCTTGCCGGATTCACATTGATCATAGTCTCCCTTTGCTCCACAGTTCTGAGACAGCGTGGCCATACGATTTCCCGGAATTTTACTGAAATAGCAGCAGGCAGTCATTCTTCCGCAGAATCGACCACAGCGAAACATGCCACAAAGAAAATCATTTCAAATGTTCCTTATATAAATCAAACGGATTCCTATCCGAACGGGTGCGAGAGCGTGACAGCCGTCATGGCCCTTAAATACCTCAATTTTCCGATTACCGTTGATGAATTTATCAACAAGTATCTTGATATGGGCGAAGCGCCTCATTATGCTTCCGACGGCTGCCGCTATGGCTGCGATCCCTGGAAACAGTACCCCGGCGATCCCAGAAGTGAAAATGGCTGGGGGTGCTTTGCTCCCGTCATTGCAAACTCACTGAATGCCTACCTTCATGGTACCTCTTATACCGCCATTACGCTGGAGAAAATTCCCTTGCAGGACATCTGCACTACTTATATTGAAGCGGATCAGCCCGTCCTGATCTGGGCTACCACGGATATGCGTGAAACCTCTTCCGGCTCCTCCTGGATCGTCCCGGAGACCGAAGAGCTCTTTACGTGGACAAAATATCTGCACTGCCTGCTTCTGGTCGGTTATGATGATGAGTACTACTATTTTCATGACCCCTTAAGAAGCGCTGCCTTAGCATACGATAAAGGGATTACGGAAACGGCATACCAGGCGATGGGAGAGCAGGCTATTGTAATTTGTAAGACCAAATAA
- the metG gene encoding methionine--tRNA ligase: MRKKEKNMADKPKYYITTAIAYTSGKPHIGNTYEIVLADAIARYKRSQGYDVFFQTGTDEHGQKIELKAEEAGITPKEFVDGVATEIKRLWDLMNTSYDKFIRTTDDYHEKEVQKIFKKLYDQGDIYKGYYEGMYCTPCESFFTESQLVDGKCPDCGRPVQPAKEEAYFFKMSKYADRLIEHINGHPEFIQPVSRKNEMMNNFLLPGLQDLCVSRTSFKWGIPVEFDPKHVVYVWLDALTNYITGIGYHCDGESEERFNKNWPADLHLIGKDIIRFHTIYWPIFLMALGLPLPKQVFGHPWLLQGDGKMSKSKGNVLYADELVDFFGVDAVRYFVLHEMPFENDGVISWELMVERMNSDLANTLGNLVNRTVSMTNKYFGGMVTDKGVTGEVDADLKAVTENTPKLVEKKMNDLRVADAITEIFNLFKRCNKYIDETMPWVLAKDEAQKDRLETVLWNLIQSISAGARLLESFMPETSEKILAQLGDGHVTDKPEILFQRLDVKEVLARVEARHPAVEEEPEEEENVIDIEAKSEITFEDFGKMQFQVGEIIACEEVKKSRKLLCSQVKIGSQVKQIVSGIKAHYTAEEMVGKKVMVLVNLKPAKLAGVLSEGMLLCAEDADGNLALMTPEKEMPAGAEIC; the protein is encoded by the coding sequence ATGAGAAAGAAGGAGAAAAACATGGCTGACAAACCAAAGTATTACATTACCACTGCGATTGCCTATACATCAGGCAAACCGCATATCGGAAACACTTACGAGATCGTACTGGCGGACGCGATCGCGCGTTATAAGAGGAGCCAGGGATACGATGTATTCTTCCAGACCGGAACGGATGAGCATGGTCAGAAAATCGAACTGAAGGCAGAAGAGGCCGGAATCACCCCGAAAGAATTTGTGGACGGCGTTGCAACGGAAATCAAACGTCTCTGGGATCTGATGAACACCTCCTATGACAAATTTATCCGGACGACCGACGATTACCATGAGAAAGAAGTACAGAAAATTTTCAAAAAACTGTACGATCAGGGTGACATTTACAAAGGATATTATGAGGGAATGTACTGTACTCCCTGTGAGTCCTTCTTCACGGAATCCCAGCTTGTAGACGGCAAATGTCCTGACTGCGGGCGCCCGGTGCAGCCGGCAAAGGAAGAGGCATATTTCTTCAAGATGAGCAAATATGCAGACAGACTGATCGAGCACATCAACGGCCACCCGGAATTTATCCAGCCGGTATCCAGAAAGAATGAGATGATGAACAATTTCCTGCTTCCGGGACTCCAGGATCTTTGTGTATCCAGGACCTCTTTCAAATGGGGAATCCCGGTAGAGTTCGATCCGAAGCATGTAGTTTACGTGTGGCTTGACGCGCTGACCAACTATATTACCGGAATCGGTTATCATTGTGACGGGGAGAGCGAGGAGCGGTTCAATAAGAACTGGCCGGCTGATCTGCATTTGATCGGAAAGGATATCATTCGTTTCCATACGATTTACTGGCCGATCTTCCTGATGGCGTTGGGACTTCCGCTTCCGAAACAGGTTTTCGGACACCCGTGGCTTCTGCAGGGCGATGGCAAGATGAGCAAATCCAAAGGAAATGTTCTTTACGCGGACGAATTGGTAGATTTCTTCGGCGTAGATGCAGTCCGCTATTTTGTACTGCATGAGATGCCGTTTGAAAATGACGGTGTGATTTCCTGGGAACTGATGGTAGAGCGTATGAACTCCGACCTGGCGAACACACTTGGAAATCTGGTAAATCGTACCGTTTCCATGACGAATAAATATTTTGGCGGAATGGTGACGGATAAGGGCGTGACCGGCGAGGTGGACGCTGACCTCAAGGCTGTTACCGAAAATACGCCGAAGCTGGTAGAGAAGAAGATGAACGACCTACGCGTGGCAGATGCGATCACCGAGATTTTCAATCTGTTCAAACGCTGCAACAAATATATCGACGAGACGATGCCGTGGGTACTGGCAAAGGACGAGGCTCAAAAGGACCGCCTGGAGACGGTTCTCTGGAATCTGATTCAGAGCATTTCTGCCGGTGCGCGCCTTCTGGAATCCTTTATGCCGGAGACTTCAGAGAAGATCCTCGCTCAGCTCGGCGATGGCCACGTAACCGATAAACCGGAGATTCTGTTCCAGAGATTGGACGTCAAGGAAGTGCTGGCAAGGGTAGAAGCGCGTCACCCGGCAGTGGAAGAAGAGCCCGAGGAGGAAGAAAATGTCATCGACATTGAAGCAAAATCGGAGATCACGTTTGAGGATTTCGGGAAAATGCAGTTCCAGGTAGGTGAGATCATTGCCTGCGAGGAAGTGAAGAAGTCCAGAAAGCTCCTCTGCTCTCAGGTGAAGATCGGCAGCCAGGTAAAACAAATCGTATCCGGAATCAAGGCACATTATACCGCGGAAGAGATGGTCGGCAAGAAGGTCATGGTTCTGGTGAACTTAAAACCGGCGAAGCTGGCAGGCGTACTTTCGGAAGGAATGCTGCTCTGTGCGGAGGACGCAGACGGCAATCTGGCGCTGATGACGCCGGAAAAAGAGATGCCGGCCGGAGCGGAGATCTGCTAG
- a CDS encoding DUF6431 domain-containing protein — MDGFRPELQTCPCCGAKGACSVHAYYERSLADFVGGKPVWHSLCILRLVCSCGHTHAILPDFIIPYSSYGLFFILRVLAEYFLRLASVEKICARFCINQNQLYHWLSLFKKQKEEWLGLLSSRESSGLSFLKGLFRMPAYSGFASGFVRRFSVSFLQSHRNPAAYCQQQFGP, encoded by the coding sequence ATGGACGGTTTCCGGCCTGAACTACAGACCTGCCCCTGTTGTGGGGCAAAGGGAGCTTGTTCCGTCCATGCCTATTATGAACGTTCCCTGGCTGATTTCGTTGGTGGAAAGCCTGTCTGGCACAGCCTCTGTATCCTGCGCCTTGTCTGTTCCTGCGGCCATACCCATGCCATCCTTCCGGATTTCATCATCCCTTATTCCTCCTACGGCCTTTTCTTTATCCTCCGTGTCCTGGCGGAATATTTCCTTCGGCTTGCTTCCGTAGAAAAAATCTGCGCACGCTTCTGTATTAACCAAAACCAGCTCTACCATTGGCTTTCCCTGTTCAAAAAGCAGAAGGAAGAGTGGCTGGGCCTTCTCTCTTCCAGGGAGTCCTCCGGCCTCTCTTTCCTGAAAGGCCTTTTTCGGATGCCCGCTTATTCCGGCTTTGCATCCGGTTTTGTCCGCCGCTTCTCTGTCTCCTTCCTCCAGTCCCACAGAAATCCGGCGGCTTACTGCCAACAGCAGTTCGGCCCCTGA
- a CDS encoding DDE-type integrase/transposase/recombinase, translating into MHYNTKNFSDASAMAQFRLALIAPVIHGLYPDASRNAYYQRVTEKPLTLPDGSVFQYSPKTLSKWASLYQNGGIDALMPRERSDKGSTRALPDTAIEEIYRLKEAFPRLNATQIHRHLVEEAFIPASVSVCAVQRFVKKHDLKSARNPSMRDRKAFEEDAFGKMWQADTCYLPYITEGGQRRRVYCIMIIDDHSRFLVGGGLFYNDNAYNFQKVLKNAVASHGIPAKLYVDNGCSYSNEQLSLICGSIGTVLLHTKVRDGASKAKIERQFRTFKETWLYTLDMDSITSLAQFNSLLRDYIRTYNTSMHSGIGCTPMERYQKTRCAIQMPKSREWLEECFLNRINRKVNKDSTVSIDKVSYDVPMQFISSKVEIRFLPDDMSSAYILYEGEHYPIRPTDKNENCRTKRNNTPSIDYSKIGGAC; encoded by the coding sequence ATGCATTACAACACCAAAAACTTTTCAGACGCATCTGCTATGGCACAGTTCCGGCTCGCACTCATTGCACCGGTCATCCATGGCCTTTATCCGGATGCGTCCAGAAACGCCTATTACCAGCGGGTAACGGAAAAACCCCTCACCCTGCCTGACGGCTCTGTATTCCAGTACAGCCCCAAGACCCTCAGCAAGTGGGCCTCTCTTTACCAGAATGGCGGCATTGACGCGCTCATGCCCCGGGAACGTTCCGACAAAGGCTCCACACGCGCCTTGCCGGACACGGCCATTGAAGAGATCTACCGGCTGAAAGAGGCTTTCCCACGCTTAAACGCAACCCAGATCCACCGCCATCTTGTGGAGGAAGCTTTTATCCCCGCCTCTGTCAGCGTCTGCGCCGTCCAGCGCTTCGTGAAAAAGCATGACCTGAAGTCGGCGCGCAATCCATCTATGAGGGACAGGAAAGCTTTTGAGGAAGATGCCTTTGGGAAAATGTGGCAGGCGGATACCTGTTACCTCCCTTATATCACGGAAGGCGGGCAGCGCAGGAGGGTTTACTGCATTATGATCATTGATGACCACTCGCGTTTCCTGGTGGGCGGCGGCCTTTTTTATAACGATAACGCCTATAACTTCCAGAAAGTTTTAAAAAACGCAGTTGCCTCCCACGGCATTCCGGCGAAACTCTATGTCGACAATGGCTGCAGCTACTCAAATGAACAGCTCTCCCTGATCTGCGGCTCCATCGGCACGGTCCTCCTTCATACAAAAGTGCGGGACGGCGCCAGCAAGGCCAAGATCGAACGCCAGTTCAGGACATTCAAGGAGACCTGGCTTTATACGCTGGACATGGATTCCATCACGTCCCTGGCACAGTTCAATTCCCTCCTGCGGGACTATATCCGCACCTACAATACTTCCATGCATTCCGGCATCGGCTGTACCCCCATGGAACGTTACCAGAAGACGCGCTGTGCCATACAGATGCCAAAGTCCAGGGAATGGCTGGAGGAATGTTTCTTAAACCGCATCAACAGGAAGGTGAATAAGGATTCCACTGTCTCCATCGACAAGGTCTCCTATGACGTCCCCATGCAGTTCATCTCATCCAAAGTTGAGATCCGCTTCCTTCCCGACGATATGTCCTCTGCCTACATCCTTTATGAGGGGGAGCATTATCCCATCCGGCCGACAGATAAAAATGAAAACTGCAGGACAAAACGTAACAACACCCCTTCTATTGATTATTCAAAGATAGGAGGTGCCTGCTGA
- a CDS encoding AAA family ATPase, whose product MFRTYYGLAFNPFDKQMASEKDRFLSKDISEMLSRLDYLKDTRGIGLFTARPGMGKSFALRCFAKSLNPNLYHMEYLCLSTVSVMEFYRQFCSTLGIEPKGGKPGMFRAIQEQVLYLYREKKQPLLLAIDEAQYLSTGILEDIKMLMNYGYDSLNCFTLILCGEPHLNNTLKKPVHEALRQRVTVHYNFSGLSDSEVGQYVLHKIACAGGASSIIDHAALCAVHSHSQGSPRLVDNLMTNALTLGAQMEKKVIDTEVILASVSSQNLG is encoded by the coding sequence ATGTTCCGCACTTACTATGGGCTGGCCTTCAACCCTTTTGACAAACAGATGGCCTCTGAGAAGGACCGTTTCCTCTCGAAAGACATCTCGGAGATGCTCTCACGGCTGGACTACCTCAAGGATACCAGGGGCATCGGGCTGTTCACCGCACGCCCCGGCATGGGCAAGTCCTTCGCACTGCGCTGTTTTGCCAAAAGCCTGAACCCGAATCTTTACCACATGGAGTATCTCTGCCTCTCTACCGTCAGTGTCATGGAGTTCTACCGCCAGTTCTGTTCTACGCTTGGTATAGAACCCAAAGGCGGCAAACCCGGCATGTTCCGGGCGATCCAGGAGCAGGTCCTCTATCTCTACCGTGAAAAGAAGCAGCCCCTCCTCCTTGCCATCGATGAGGCACAGTATCTCTCTACCGGCATTCTGGAGGATATCAAGATGCTCATGAATTACGGCTATGATTCCCTCAACTGCTTTACTCTCATACTCTGTGGGGAGCCCCATCTGAACAATACGCTCAAAAAGCCCGTCCATGAGGCACTGCGGCAGCGTGTTACCGTCCACTATAACTTCTCCGGGCTCTCCGATTCGGAAGTCGGGCAGTATGTCCTCCACAAGATCGCCTGTGCTGGCGGAGCTTCCTCCATTATTGACCATGCAGCCCTGTGTGCTGTCCACAGCCACTCCCAGGGCAGTCCCAGGCTTGTTGATAACCTGATGACCAACGCGCTGACACTTGGGGCACAGATGGAAAAGAAGGTCATTGATACAGAGGTCATCCTGGCTTCCGTCAGCAGCCAGAACCTCGGCTAA
- a CDS encoding DUF6618 family protein — MEYTCILRHGSRKECWTGKLTLLRKLPGQYEAEISGRGTYFHILAGRHKYGNYLCIPNHDIGCELSDFSDIFWNEERLRSLMRKVDAVTVATALVYLPALADNI; from the coding sequence ATGGAATACACCTGTATTCTCAGGCACGGTTCACGGAAAGAATGCTGGACTGGAAAACTTACGCTGCTGCGGAAACTTCCCGGCCAGTACGAAGCAGAAATCAGCGGGAGAGGGACTTACTTCCACATCCTTGCCGGGCGGCATAAATATGGGAATTACCTGTGCATCCCCAACCATGATATCGGGTGCGAATTATCTGATTTCTCCGATATCTTCTGGAACGAAGAAAGGCTCCGCAGTCTGATGCGGAAGGTAGACGCAGTAACCGTGGCCACCGCCCTGGTGTATCTGCCTGCCCTGGCTGATAATATTTGA
- a CDS encoding SEL1-like repeat protein translates to MKNNKKLKEYLPTVLIEIIVVGISACLTHYFTLKEMQQDYDKMTTYELLYEAYLEHNAGNFGNCINIYKIEKVETNPEAINNMAYMYYKGLGIHADVEKARTLFKEAYETDSKYIDGIVGIEIICPKDITETNEWVNIALREKNEQVQRFVDVLLGEVYPDKSLNSQDYLKLSTKEQVELLESSLTTEYEWNKDTIEDTYFYSYVPGADYMLDGKLKET, encoded by the coding sequence ATGAAAAATAATAAAAAGCTAAAGGAATATCTTCCGACAGTCTTAATTGAAATAATAGTTGTTGGCATCAGTGCATGTTTAACGCATTACTTTACGTTAAAAGAAATGCAACAAGATTATGATAAGATGACTACATATGAATTGCTATATGAAGCATACCTGGAACATAATGCGGGTAATTTTGGAAATTGTATAAATATTTACAAAATAGAAAAGGTTGAAACCAATCCAGAAGCAATAAATAATATGGCATATATGTATTATAAAGGATTAGGAATTCATGCGGATGTCGAAAAAGCTAGAACATTGTTTAAAGAAGCCTATGAAACAGATTCTAAATATATTGATGGTATTGTTGGTATAGAGATTATATGTCCCAAAGATATTACTGAGACAAACGAGTGGGTAAATATTGCGCTGAGAGAAAAAAATGAACAAGTGCAAAGGTTTGTAGACGTACTTTTAGGTGAAGTATATCCAGATAAGAGCTTAAACAGTCAAGATTATTTGAAACTGTCAACAAAAGAACAAGTGGAGTTACTTGAAAGTAGTTTGACAACAGAATATGAATGGAATAAAGATACTATTGAGGATACGTATTTCTATTCATATGTACCAGGTGCGGATTATATGTTGGACGGCAAATTGAAGGAGACATAA
- a CDS encoding SEC-C metal-binding domain-containing protein: protein MENERLKSTIVEVVENQLGMEECTFVKEAYEELLDRGYSERQAKEKIGAVLLENMYDMLNGKREYDEKEYRRQLEAMLDEDFLNGDKWDRELYADEEDIWKGVRKGLDEGQRFYDRHEMEKCLTAWLPVWERVKRNVANAYKKPELFEVDEATDFEYEFEEWLQDMTTAYFVAGKFEELITFCKEVKETFAWKETAPNAFNAEIGKALLAQKKLEESDRWFEEWLAREPDNFECAYESALHWMAREQKDRAREVIVNVLEGVECDYNTQDWFMRAGILLESLGDEEKGKDYKKKSDEFFRKMLEDPLTYGPEDTWEDEDSYPFGDYFDGGFMDYMEEHEKQKPIVKDKKIYPNDPCPCGSGKKYKKCCGRK, encoded by the coding sequence ATGGAAAATGAAAGGTTAAAAAGTACGATTGTGGAAGTGGTAGAGAATCAGCTCGGCATGGAGGAATGCACCTTTGTGAAGGAGGCTTACGAGGAACTCCTTGACCGGGGATACAGCGAGCGGCAGGCCAAGGAGAAGATCGGCGCAGTTCTCCTTGAAAATATGTACGATATGCTAAACGGGAAGAGAGAGTACGATGAGAAAGAGTACCGCAGACAGCTTGAAGCTATGTTGGATGAGGATTTCCTTAACGGGGACAAGTGGGACCGGGAATTATATGCGGACGAGGAAGACATCTGGAAAGGTGTGAGAAAGGGCCTTGATGAAGGGCAGAGGTTCTATGACCGGCATGAGATGGAAAAATGTCTGACAGCATGGCTGCCTGTGTGGGAGCGTGTCAAAAGAAATGTGGCCAATGCGTATAAGAAACCGGAACTGTTCGAAGTAGATGAGGCGACAGATTTTGAGTATGAATTTGAGGAATGGCTGCAGGATATGACCACGGCTTATTTTGTGGCTGGAAAATTTGAGGAATTGATTACATTTTGCAAAGAGGTGAAAGAGACCTTTGCGTGGAAGGAGACAGCCCCGAACGCATTTAATGCTGAGATTGGAAAAGCGCTTCTGGCCCAGAAAAAACTGGAGGAAAGTGACAGATGGTTTGAAGAGTGGCTTGCGAGGGAACCGGACAATTTTGAGTGTGCATATGAGAGCGCACTGCATTGGATGGCAAGAGAGCAGAAGGATAGGGCGCGGGAAGTGATCGTGAATGTTCTGGAAGGCGTGGAATGCGATTATAATACGCAGGATTGGTTCATGCGCGCGGGTATTCTGCTAGAGTCACTTGGAGATGAGGAAAAAGGGAAAGATTATAAGAAGAAAAGTGATGAATTTTTCCGGAAGATGTTAGAAGATCCGCTCACGTATGGTCCGGAAGATACCTGGGAGGATGAGGATTCCTATCCGTTTGGGGATTATTTTGACGGTGGTTTTATGGATTATATGGAAGAGCATGAAAAGCAAAAACCAATCGTGAAGGATAAGAAAATTTATCCGAATGATCCCTGTCCCTGCGGTAGTGGAAAAAAGTATAAGAAATGCTGTGGGAGAAAATAA